In Dysidea avara chromosome 3, odDysAvar1.4, whole genome shotgun sequence, a single window of DNA contains:
- the LOC136250814 gene encoding uncharacterized protein isoform X3: MDQFTAKMEASDFPDGIAIAAPIRKPIPRATTSPSVTAPANARQVVDSEPTSQATKSFSSSCNYTEVNGCIASNCKTWTIEQLQSEYKNKTIIFGDGALRHNPKYQVLLEVVNGIEFQTAISNMKEKKIQKVMIDGYPYYFGSWGSVPVVMIQTGEKMGSHYENGSNNRTRLALRSMPQIKYVFAVGVCGGVVDKDGDKINPRVKLGQVVISSHIIGYDHQKKKPGQNENRSFASNLTQNKFYQFLMRTDNSEDGTKFEQVFSGSWLVADADNAQKQLLDLNPQGVGIEMEGIGIASACQNSETKVECLVVKGVSDHAGVDKNDNWQPAAARNAVKYLSKMLNQKHEEDKQSIAGSNGVMNGGTAVNNGDTASDLSSPGGPQSTKPVQVTEANNNSNNNVRDIHLQQGASIKINCNSTQPMQPVTESKQSQASSDLVIPKDQARESAAINSSAKPATGVFVVYEHDEHFDECLVHFVEVLRGAGINCDMDQYHANRNITNWNIWCEEQIKKAANSGYILLVCSPQLHDKLNCQSANKSDPVKMRDGYINSTNLRPLLEESKCFDRIIPIIPNRHRLHSCVLGCLSTRSCYIFPFDELLRYKSVEEVQSIPDFKDLVSLVAKLTGQNLMPKPPVASQPPKLTKERARR; this comes from the exons ATGGATCAGTTTACAGCTAAAATGGAGGCCTCTGATTTTCCAGATGGAATTGCAATTGCAGCACCAATTCGGAAGCCAATTCCTCGCGCGACTACAAGCCCATCGGTTACAGCGCCGGCGAATGCCCGTCAAGTTGTGGACTCGGAACCAACCAGCCAAGCTACTAAGAGCTTCAGCTCGAGTTGTAACTACACTGAAGTCAATGGCTGCATTGCTTCTAACTGTA AAACATGGACAATTGAACAGTTGCAGTCagaatacaaaaacaaaaccaTCATCTTTGGTGATGGAGCACTACGTCACAACCCTAAATACCAAGTTCTCCTTGAGGTAGTAAATGGCATTGAGTTTCAAACTGCCATTAGCAACATGAAGGAGAAAAAAATACAAAAGGTAATGATTGATGGCTATCCATATTATTTTGGAAGCTGGGGCAGTGTACCTGTTGTTATGATACAAACTGGAGAGAAGATGGGATCCCACTATGAAAATGGCTCTAATAATCGGACAAGACTGGCATTGCGCTCTATGCCTCAGATAAAATATGTCTTTGCTGTTGGTGTTTGTGGTGGAGTGGTTGATAAAGATGGTGACAAAATTAATCCCAGGGTGAAGTTGGGTCAAGTGGTAATCTCTTCTCACATCATTGGCTATGATCATCAAAAGAAGAAGCCTGGACAGAATGAAAACCGAAGCTTTGCTAGTAATTTAACACAAAATAAATTTTATCAGTTTCTCATGAGAACTGATAACTCTGAGGATGGTACTAAGTTTGAACAAGTGTTCAGTGGGTCATGGCTTGTTGCAGATGCTGATAATGCTCAAAAACAACTGCTTGATTTAAATCCCCAAGGAGTTGGCATTGAAATGGAGGGTATTGGAATTGCCAGTGCTTGTCAAAATTCTGAGACCAAAGTGGAGTGTCTTGTGGTGAAAGGTGTTTCAGATCATGCTGGTGTTGATAAAAATGATAACTGGCAACCAGCTGCTGCCAGAAATGCTGTGAAATATCTTTCAAAGATGTTAAACCAGAAGCATGAAG AAGACAAACAATCGATAGCTGGCAGTAATGGGGTGATGAACGGTGGCACTGCTGTTAACAATG GTGATACAGCTAGTGACTTGTCATCCCCTGGTGGTCCACAGAGTACTAAGCCAGTACAAGTGACTGAAGCCaataataatagcaataatAATG TCAGGGACATTCATTTACAGCAAGGAGCTAGTATCAAAATAAACTGTAATTCCA CTCAGCCAATGCAACCAGTTACTGAAAGTAAGCAGTCACAGGCCAGCAGTG ATCTGGTAATTCCAAAAGATCAGGCTAGGGAGTCAGCAGCTATAAATAGTAGTGCTAAACCAGCAACTG GTGTATTTGTTGTGTACGAACATGATGAGCATTTTGATGAGTGTTTAGTCCATTTTGTTGAAGTCCTGCGAGGAGCTGGGATTAATTGTGATATGGATCAGTATCATGCCAATCGCAATATTACTAACTGGAATATCTGGTGTGAAGAGCAAATAAAAAAGGCTGCCAATAGTGGATATATTTTGCTTGTGTGTTCCCCACAATTACACGACAAATTAAACTGCCAGTCTGCCAACAAATCAGATCCTGTTAAGATGAGAGATGGATACATTAATAGCACCAATTTAAGGCCTCTTCTAGAAGAGAGCAAATGTTTTGACCGCATCATACCCATCATTCCCAACAGACACAGACTCCATAGttgtgtacttggttgtctgtctACAAGGTCATGCTACATATTCCCGTTTGATGAACTACTGAGGTATAAAAGTGTGGAAGAAGTACAGAGCATACCTGATTTCAAAGACCTTGTAAGCTTGGTTGCAAAACTGACTGGACAAAATCTGATGCCCAAGCCCCCTGTAGCATCTCAGCCACCCAAGCTAACTA AAGAAAGGGCAAGGAGATAA
- the LOC136250814 gene encoding uncharacterized protein isoform X2, whose translation MDQFTAKMEASDFPDGIAIAAPIRKPIPRATTSPSVTAPANARQVVDSEPTSQATKSFSSSCNYTEVNGCIASNCKTWTIEQLQSEYKNKTIIFGDGALRHNPKYQVLLEVVNGIEFQTAISNMKEKKIQKVMIDGYPYYFGSWGSVPVVMIQTGEKMGSHYENGSNNRTRLALRSMPQIKYVFAVGVCGGVVDKDGDKINPRVKLGQVVISSHIIGYDHQKKKPGQNENRSFASNLTQNKFYQFLMRTDNSEDGTKFEQVFSGSWLVADADNAQKQLLDLNPQGVGIEMEGIGIASACQNSETKVECLVVKGVSDHAGVDKNDNWQPAAARNAVKYLSKMLNQKHEEDKQSIAGSNGVMNGGTAVNNGDTASDLSSPGGPQSTKPVQVTEANNNSNNNDVPVEPRIQQSQSGHNSTMISIRDIHLQQGASIKINCNSTQPMQPVTESKQSQASSDLVIPKDQARESAAINSSAKPATGVFVVYEHDEHFDECLVHFVEVLRGAGINCDMDQYHANRNITNWNIWCEEQIKKAANSGYILLVCSPQLHDKLNCQSANKSDPVKMRDGYINSTNLRPLLEESKCFDRIIPIIPNRHRLHSCVLGCLSTRSCYIFPFDELLRYKSVEEVQSIPDFKDLVSLVAKLTGQNLMPKPPVASQPPKLTKERARR comes from the exons ATGGATCAGTTTACAGCTAAAATGGAGGCCTCTGATTTTCCAGATGGAATTGCAATTGCAGCACCAATTCGGAAGCCAATTCCTCGCGCGACTACAAGCCCATCGGTTACAGCGCCGGCGAATGCCCGTCAAGTTGTGGACTCGGAACCAACCAGCCAAGCTACTAAGAGCTTCAGCTCGAGTTGTAACTACACTGAAGTCAATGGCTGCATTGCTTCTAACTGTA AAACATGGACAATTGAACAGTTGCAGTCagaatacaaaaacaaaaccaTCATCTTTGGTGATGGAGCACTACGTCACAACCCTAAATACCAAGTTCTCCTTGAGGTAGTAAATGGCATTGAGTTTCAAACTGCCATTAGCAACATGAAGGAGAAAAAAATACAAAAGGTAATGATTGATGGCTATCCATATTATTTTGGAAGCTGGGGCAGTGTACCTGTTGTTATGATACAAACTGGAGAGAAGATGGGATCCCACTATGAAAATGGCTCTAATAATCGGACAAGACTGGCATTGCGCTCTATGCCTCAGATAAAATATGTCTTTGCTGTTGGTGTTTGTGGTGGAGTGGTTGATAAAGATGGTGACAAAATTAATCCCAGGGTGAAGTTGGGTCAAGTGGTAATCTCTTCTCACATCATTGGCTATGATCATCAAAAGAAGAAGCCTGGACAGAATGAAAACCGAAGCTTTGCTAGTAATTTAACACAAAATAAATTTTATCAGTTTCTCATGAGAACTGATAACTCTGAGGATGGTACTAAGTTTGAACAAGTGTTCAGTGGGTCATGGCTTGTTGCAGATGCTGATAATGCTCAAAAACAACTGCTTGATTTAAATCCCCAAGGAGTTGGCATTGAAATGGAGGGTATTGGAATTGCCAGTGCTTGTCAAAATTCTGAGACCAAAGTGGAGTGTCTTGTGGTGAAAGGTGTTTCAGATCATGCTGGTGTTGATAAAAATGATAACTGGCAACCAGCTGCTGCCAGAAATGCTGTGAAATATCTTTCAAAGATGTTAAACCAGAAGCATGAAG AAGACAAACAATCGATAGCTGGCAGTAATGGGGTGATGAACGGTGGCACTGCTGTTAACAATG GTGATACAGCTAGTGACTTGTCATCCCCTGGTGGTCCACAGAGTACTAAGCCAGTACAAGTGACTGAAGCCaataataatagcaataatAATG ATGTTCCCGTTGAACCTCGCATACAACAGTCTCAAAGTGGCCATAACAGCACAATGATTTCaa TCAGGGACATTCATTTACAGCAAGGAGCTAGTATCAAAATAAACTGTAATTCCA CTCAGCCAATGCAACCAGTTACTGAAAGTAAGCAGTCACAGGCCAGCAGTG ATCTGGTAATTCCAAAAGATCAGGCTAGGGAGTCAGCAGCTATAAATAGTAGTGCTAAACCAGCAACTG GTGTATTTGTTGTGTACGAACATGATGAGCATTTTGATGAGTGTTTAGTCCATTTTGTTGAAGTCCTGCGAGGAGCTGGGATTAATTGTGATATGGATCAGTATCATGCCAATCGCAATATTACTAACTGGAATATCTGGTGTGAAGAGCAAATAAAAAAGGCTGCCAATAGTGGATATATTTTGCTTGTGTGTTCCCCACAATTACACGACAAATTAAACTGCCAGTCTGCCAACAAATCAGATCCTGTTAAGATGAGAGATGGATACATTAATAGCACCAATTTAAGGCCTCTTCTAGAAGAGAGCAAATGTTTTGACCGCATCATACCCATCATTCCCAACAGACACAGACTCCATAGttgtgtacttggttgtctgtctACAAGGTCATGCTACATATTCCCGTTTGATGAACTACTGAGGTATAAAAGTGTGGAAGAAGTACAGAGCATACCTGATTTCAAAGACCTTGTAAGCTTGGTTGCAAAACTGACTGGACAAAATCTGATGCCCAAGCCCCCTGTAGCATCTCAGCCACCCAAGCTAACTA AAGAAAGGGCAAGGAGATAA
- the LOC136250814 gene encoding uncharacterized protein isoform X1, producing the protein MDQFTAKMEASDFPDGIAIAAPIRKPIPRATTSPSVTAPANARQVVDSEPTSQATKSFSSSCNYTEVNGCIASNCKTWTIEQLQSEYKNKTIIFGDGALRHNPKYQVLLEVVNGIEFQTAISNMKEKKIQKVMIDGYPYYFGSWGSVPVVMIQTGEKMGSHYENGSNNRTRLALRSMPQIKYVFAVGVCGGVVDKDGDKINPRVKLGQVVISSHIIGYDHQKKKPGQNENRSFASNLTQNKFYQFLMRTDNSEDGTKFEQVFSGSWLVADADNAQKQLLDLNPQGVGIEMEGIGIASACQNSETKVECLVVKGVSDHAGVDKNDNWQPAAARNAVKYLSKMLNQKHEEDKQSIAGSNGVMNGGTAVNNGDTASDLSSPGGPQSTKPVQVTEANNNSNNNEDVPVEPRIQQSQSGHNSTMISIRDIHLQQGASIKINCNSTQPMQPVTESKQSQASSDLVIPKDQARESAAINSSAKPATGVFVVYEHDEHFDECLVHFVEVLRGAGINCDMDQYHANRNITNWNIWCEEQIKKAANSGYILLVCSPQLHDKLNCQSANKSDPVKMRDGYINSTNLRPLLEESKCFDRIIPIIPNRHRLHSCVLGCLSTRSCYIFPFDELLRYKSVEEVQSIPDFKDLVSLVAKLTGQNLMPKPPVASQPPKLTKERARR; encoded by the exons ATGGATCAGTTTACAGCTAAAATGGAGGCCTCTGATTTTCCAGATGGAATTGCAATTGCAGCACCAATTCGGAAGCCAATTCCTCGCGCGACTACAAGCCCATCGGTTACAGCGCCGGCGAATGCCCGTCAAGTTGTGGACTCGGAACCAACCAGCCAAGCTACTAAGAGCTTCAGCTCGAGTTGTAACTACACTGAAGTCAATGGCTGCATTGCTTCTAACTGTA AAACATGGACAATTGAACAGTTGCAGTCagaatacaaaaacaaaaccaTCATCTTTGGTGATGGAGCACTACGTCACAACCCTAAATACCAAGTTCTCCTTGAGGTAGTAAATGGCATTGAGTTTCAAACTGCCATTAGCAACATGAAGGAGAAAAAAATACAAAAGGTAATGATTGATGGCTATCCATATTATTTTGGAAGCTGGGGCAGTGTACCTGTTGTTATGATACAAACTGGAGAGAAGATGGGATCCCACTATGAAAATGGCTCTAATAATCGGACAAGACTGGCATTGCGCTCTATGCCTCAGATAAAATATGTCTTTGCTGTTGGTGTTTGTGGTGGAGTGGTTGATAAAGATGGTGACAAAATTAATCCCAGGGTGAAGTTGGGTCAAGTGGTAATCTCTTCTCACATCATTGGCTATGATCATCAAAAGAAGAAGCCTGGACAGAATGAAAACCGAAGCTTTGCTAGTAATTTAACACAAAATAAATTTTATCAGTTTCTCATGAGAACTGATAACTCTGAGGATGGTACTAAGTTTGAACAAGTGTTCAGTGGGTCATGGCTTGTTGCAGATGCTGATAATGCTCAAAAACAACTGCTTGATTTAAATCCCCAAGGAGTTGGCATTGAAATGGAGGGTATTGGAATTGCCAGTGCTTGTCAAAATTCTGAGACCAAAGTGGAGTGTCTTGTGGTGAAAGGTGTTTCAGATCATGCTGGTGTTGATAAAAATGATAACTGGCAACCAGCTGCTGCCAGAAATGCTGTGAAATATCTTTCAAAGATGTTAAACCAGAAGCATGAAG AAGACAAACAATCGATAGCTGGCAGTAATGGGGTGATGAACGGTGGCACTGCTGTTAACAATG GTGATACAGCTAGTGACTTGTCATCCCCTGGTGGTCCACAGAGTACTAAGCCAGTACAAGTGACTGAAGCCaataataatagcaataatAATG AAGATGTTCCCGTTGAACCTCGCATACAACAGTCTCAAAGTGGCCATAACAGCACAATGATTTCaa TCAGGGACATTCATTTACAGCAAGGAGCTAGTATCAAAATAAACTGTAATTCCA CTCAGCCAATGCAACCAGTTACTGAAAGTAAGCAGTCACAGGCCAGCAGTG ATCTGGTAATTCCAAAAGATCAGGCTAGGGAGTCAGCAGCTATAAATAGTAGTGCTAAACCAGCAACTG GTGTATTTGTTGTGTACGAACATGATGAGCATTTTGATGAGTGTTTAGTCCATTTTGTTGAAGTCCTGCGAGGAGCTGGGATTAATTGTGATATGGATCAGTATCATGCCAATCGCAATATTACTAACTGGAATATCTGGTGTGAAGAGCAAATAAAAAAGGCTGCCAATAGTGGATATATTTTGCTTGTGTGTTCCCCACAATTACACGACAAATTAAACTGCCAGTCTGCCAACAAATCAGATCCTGTTAAGATGAGAGATGGATACATTAATAGCACCAATTTAAGGCCTCTTCTAGAAGAGAGCAAATGTTTTGACCGCATCATACCCATCATTCCCAACAGACACAGACTCCATAGttgtgtacttggttgtctgtctACAAGGTCATGCTACATATTCCCGTTTGATGAACTACTGAGGTATAAAAGTGTGGAAGAAGTACAGAGCATACCTGATTTCAAAGACCTTGTAAGCTTGGTTGCAAAACTGACTGGACAAAATCTGATGCCCAAGCCCCCTGTAGCATCTCAGCCACCCAAGCTAACTA AAGAAAGGGCAAGGAGATAA